A single window of Nematostella vectensis chromosome 4, jaNemVect1.1, whole genome shotgun sequence DNA harbors:
- the LOC5509307 gene encoding intraflagellar transport protein 20 homolog: MADGSAGFYFDELNKVRVLEPEINTQTQELKEECKEFVDKIAEFQKIVGGFIEMVDGLAKEVEKEKMKAIGSRNLLKSIAKQREAQQQQLRALIAEKKTQLERFRLQHEALQKVESEQNEFIEQFILQK; the protein is encoded by the exons atggcggacggcTCGGCCGGGTTCTATTTCGACGAGCTGAATAAAGTCAGAGTTTTAGAACCAGAGATTAACACACAGACTCAAGAGCTGAAAGAAGAATGCAAAGAGTTTGTGGACA AAATCGCCGAGTTTCAGAAGATTGTAGGAGGTTTCATTGAAATGGTGGATGGTCTCGCCAAAGAAGTAGAGAAAGAAAAGATGAAG GCGATAGGATCTAGAAATCTCCTGAAGTCCATCGCCAAGCAGAGAGAGGCGCAACAACAGCAGCTAAGAGCGCTTATCGCAGAGAAGAAAACACAGTTAGAAAG gttcCGACTGCAGCATGAAGCCCTGCAAAAAGTAGAAAGTGAGCAAAATGAATTCATTGAACAATTCATTCTACAGAAGTGA